AGCGGGGATCGGCGGAAAGCTGTTCGGCAACAACAGATCCGGCACTTCCGGCGCCGACGATCAGCACATCGCTGTGCACGGTCAAGGCGGCGGCTAGCTACGGATCTGCGGTTTGAGCGCGCGTAGGTTGCGCTCACGCACCACGCCCCACCACAGCCCCAACCCGTAGGCCAGGTCGTCGACGCGTTTGAGCAGCAGATAGGTCAGCAGTCCGATCGGCTCGGCGTCGTCACTGGTCGCGTCCCGGCGGCGGAGCCAGTCCACCACGCCGTCCATTACCGCCGCGACCACCACGACGCGCCGACAGTGACGCGACAGGATCGCCGCAACCAGTGCCACCGGCCAGTAGTGCCGGCAGATGGCCGAAGCGAGCTGCAGGGCGGCCGACCACAAGCCGCGCGCCGCGATCACCAGCACGTCGGTGAACGAGGTCTCGGTGCCCCGCATGGCGTTGGCGATGCGCCGACCGGTCAGCAACGCGATCAGGATCGACGTCAGCTGGGACAGGCTGGTGCCCAGGGCCATCAGTATCCAGGCCATCAAGGCCCAGCCGGAGATCACCACCGGGGCCGTCTTGTCTGGGTGGCGCACCGACAGCGGCGCCGCAGAACCACCGTAGAATGCCTTGCGCGCAAGCCAATCCCGCAGTTGGGTGCGGTGGTCGTGGGCGACGAGCGCAATCGGCTCGTAGCGCAGCCGGGCACCGGCTTCGATGAGCCGCCAGCACAGGTCGACGTCCTCGCCGGACTGCATGGTCTCGTCGAACCCACCGACCTCGCACAGCGCCGCACGGCGACAGATGATCGCCGCGCTCGGGACGTAGGAGACGGTGCTATGCGGCAACACCGGCGCCTCGCGCTGCCCGAGGTCCAGCGAGGAGTGCACCGCCTCGTATCGCGCCACCACATTCTCGCTGTGCGCCAGGCCCACGATGCGCGGCGCCACCAGCGCCACGGTGGGGTCGCAGAAGTGACCGAGAAGGGCTTCGAGCCAGCCGCGCCGCGGCGCCACGTCGGAGTCCAGGAACGCCACAAAGTCGGTGGTGCACGCCGCCAGGCCGGTGTTGCGCGCCGCGGCTGGACCCCGGCTGCGGGGGTGGTGCAACACCTCGATGTCGCAGTGCGTGCCCGCGAAGTCTTCGGGGCGAATGGGTGTCAGGGAACCGTCATCCACCACGATCACCCGCAGGCCACGCAGCGAGTTCAGCAGGCGTCGCACGCCAGAAACGTTGTCGCGCACCGGGATTACCACGGTGACGTCACGGTGCGACGGGCCACCCGCGGGGCGCGGATGTGCGACGGTGGCGTCCAGGAGGGTGCGGGCGAGCGCAGCGCTGACTTCGTCGCGCACCTTCAGCCGGCCGTCAGAGATCATGTCCTGGGCGGCC
This Mycobacterium simiae DNA region includes the following protein-coding sequences:
- the mftF gene encoding mycofactocin biosynthesis glycosyltransferase MftF (Members of this protein family, MftF, are glycosyltransferases, members of PF00535 (glycosyl transferase family 2). The encoding gene is found as part of the mycofactocin cassette, in Mycobacterium tuberculosis, many other Actinobacteria, and occasional members of other lineages. Mycofactocin itself, a putative redox carrier, is a heavily modified derivative of the C-terminal Val-Tyr dipeptide of the mycofactocin precursor MftA (TIGR03969).), giving the protein MSSPRLPDGFAVQVDRRVRVLGDGSALLGGSPTRLLKLAPAAQDMISDGRLKVRDEVSAALARTLLDATVAHPRPAGGPSHRDVTVVIPVRDNVSGVRRLLNSLRGLRVIVVDDGSLTPIRPEDFAGTHCDIEVLHHPRSRGPAAARNTGLAACTTDFVAFLDSDVAPRRGWLEALLGHFCDPTVALVAPRIVGLAHSENVVARYEAVHSSLDLGQREAPVLPHSTVSYVPSAAIICRRAALCEVGGFDETMQSGEDVDLCWRLIEAGARLRYEPIALVAHDHRTQLRDWLARKAFYGGSAAPLSVRHPDKTAPVVISGWALMAWILMALGTSLSQLTSILIALLTGRRIANAMRGTETSFTDVLVIAARGLWSAALQLASAICRHYWPVALVAAILSRHCRRVVVVAAVMDGVVDWLRRRDATSDDAEPIGLLTYLLLKRVDDLAYGLGLWWGVVRERNLRALKPQIRS